One Elgaria multicarinata webbii isolate HBS135686 ecotype San Diego chromosome 7, rElgMul1.1.pri, whole genome shotgun sequence DNA window includes the following coding sequences:
- the RELL2 gene encoding RELT-like protein 2, with the protein MSEQNGTKDGDVDHQHSLYMLVLLVLVFFVMGLVGFLICHILKKKGYRCRTFRDELDSDNKESLTQLQVDEDEELNEDTVEKIVKCIIQNEANVEVLKEMLGEGEVDLPLPVPVPSGLCPHRNSQDGGLPHHHTVHLGSTQAPCIHCSRKKRPPLHRQGRSKECKGKMHPGETTVFSVGRFHVTHIGKKSDSHESQEESLPDSKQDLGSADVDHSNEKLQLEGSRNGIVHIDGLQQGKVQETDSLSKRGPKEDCADESTQGESSLTVAANSDVSLNGPEKKEFLKASSLQETGLLVPATSYTFQTNCSAGPKSLWSEDLEEMERLNKKGDLSENGCIQRAADEVSENKGSQVLQIGSRLDLSGNDISRTSNIDLQEPSSVVQDPGVSV; encoded by the exons ATGTCGGAGCAGAACGGCACCAAGGATGGGGATGTGGACCACCAGCACAGCTTGTACATGCTGGTCCTGCTGGTCCTTGTCTTCTTTGTCATGGGCCTTGTGGGATTCCTCATTTGCCACATCTTGAAAAAGAAGGGCTACCGCTGCCGGACATTCCGCGATGAACTTGACTCGGACAACAAGGAGTCACTGACCCAGCTGCAAGTTG ATGAAGATGAGGAGCTGAATGAGGATACCGTAGAGAAGATAGTGAAATGCATAATTCAAAATGAAG CAAATGTGGAAGTCCTGAAGGAAATGCTGGGGGAAGGTGAGGTTGATCTTCCGCTACCAGTGCCTGTGCCTAG TGGCCTCTGTCCACATCGCAACAGCCAGGATGGTGGCTTGCCCCATCACCACACAGTGCACTTGGGCTCAACACAGGCACCTTGCATCCACTGCAGTAGGAAAAAGAGGCCCCCACTGCATCGTCAGGGCCGATCCAAGGAGTGCAAAGGCAAGATGCACCCCGGGGAGACCACCGTCTTCTCTGTTGGCAG ATTCCATGTCACCCACATTGGGAAGAAATCAGATTCCCACGAATCACAAGAAGAGTCTCTCCCTGATAGTAAGCAGGACCTTGGCTCTGCAGATGTAGACCACAGCAATGAAAAACTCCAACTGGAGGGATCTCGGAATGGAATCGTTCACATTGATGGTCTTCAGCAAGGAAAAGTTCAGGAGACAGATTCTCTGAGCAAAAGAGGACCAAAGGAAGATTGTGCAGATGAGTCAACTCAAGGAGAAAGTTCCTTGACTGTGGCAGCCAATTCAGATGTATCCCTAAATGGGCCAGAGAAGAAGGAATTCCTTAAGGCAAGCTCATTGCAAGAGACAGGCCTCCTGGTGCCTGCCACAAGCTATACATTTCAGACTAACTGCTCTGCAGGACCCAAAAGCCTTTGGTCAGAAGACCTGGAGGAAATGGAGAGGCTGAATAAGAAAGGGGATCTCTCTGAGAATGGGTGTATTCAAAGGGCAGCTGATGAGGTATCAGAAAATAAAGGAAGTCAAGTTCTTCAAATAGGATCCAGACTAGATCTATCTGGAAATGATATCAGTAGAACAAGCAACATAGATCTCCAG